One region of Dryobates pubescens isolate bDryPub1 chromosome 20, bDryPub1.pri, whole genome shotgun sequence genomic DNA includes:
- the STK40 gene encoding serine/threonine-protein kinase 40: MEPRMKRRASDRGAGETSTKAKALCAGISGNNAKRAGPFILGPRLGNSPVPSIVQCLARKDGTDDFYQLKILTLEERGDKGIETQEERQGKMLLHTEYSLLSLLHNQEGVVHHHGLFQDRACEIIEDLEANRMVRKMKKRICLVLDCLCAHDFSDKTADLINLQHYVIKEKRLSERETVVIFYDVVRVVEALHKKNIVHRDLKLGNMVLNKRTHRITITNFCLGKHLVSEDDLLKDQRGSPAYISPDVLSGRPYRGKPSDMWALGVVLFTMLYGQFPFYDSIPQELFRKIKAAEYTIPEDGRVSENTVCLIRKLLVLDPQQRLTASEVLDSLSSIIASWQSMSSLSGPLQVVPDIDDQVANPENPQEVKVTEECSQYEFENYMRQQLLLAEEKNTLHEAKSFLQKRQFGNIPPVRRLGHDAQPMNPLDAAILAQRYLRK; encoded by the exons AGCCGAGGATGAAGCGGCGAGCATCagacagaggagctggggaaacATCCACTAAGGCAAAAGCTCTTTGTGCAGGGATTTCTGGAAACAATGCCAAGAGAGCTGGCCCTTTCATACTAG GTCCACGTTTAGGTAACTCCCCTGTGCCAAGTATTGTTCAGTGTTTGGCAAGAAAAGATGGGACTGATGACTTCTACCAGCTAAAG ATTCTCACCTTAGAAGAAAGGGGTGACAAAGGAATAGAAACACAGGAGGAACGACAGGGTAAGATGCTGCTGCACACGGAGtactctctgctttccctgctccACAACCAGGAAGGAGTGGTGCATCATCACGGGCTCTTCCAG GACCGAGCCTGTGAAATTATAGAGGACCTGGAAGCCAACAGAATGGTCAGGAAGATGAAGAAGCGGATTTGTCTGGTGTTAGACTGTCTCTGTGCTCATGATTTCAGTGACAAAACAGCAGATCTGATCAACCTGCAGCATTATGTCattaaggagaagaggctgagcgAGCGGGAGACCGTGGTGATATTTTACGACGTGGTACGAGTGGTAGAAGCATTACATAAG AAAAATATTGTGCACAGAGACTTGAAACTAGGAAACATGGTGCTAAACAAAAG GACTCATCGGATAACCATAACCAACTTCTGTCTGGGGAAGCACCTGGTGAGTGAGGATGACCTGCTGAAGGACCAGCGTGGCAGCCCTGCCTACATCAGCCCGGACGTGCTCAGCG GGCGGCCATACCGGGGGAAGCCCAGCGACATGTGGGCGCTGGGCGTGGTGCTCTTCACCATGCTCTACGGCCAGTTCCCCTTCTACGACAGCATACCTCAGGAGCTCTTCCGCAAGATCAAGGCTGCAGAGTACACCATCCCTGA GGATGGCAGGGTCTCAGAGAACACTGTGTGCTTGATCCGAAAGCTGCTGGTCCTGGACCCGCAGCAGCGCCTGACAGCTTCTGAAGTGCTGGACTCCCTCAGCTCCATCATAGCTTCGTG GCAGTCCATGTCCTCGCTGAGTGGCCCTTTGCAAGTGGTGCCAGACATCGATGACCAAGTGGCCAACCCTGAAAACCCTCAGGAG GTGAAGGTGACGGAGGAGTGCTCGCAGTACGAGTTCGAGAACTacatgaggcagcagctgctcttggcTGAGGAGAAGAACACCTTGCATGAGGCCAAGAGCTTCCTGCAGAAGCGGCAGTTCGGGAACATCCCTCCCGTGCGGCGCCTGGGCCACGACGCGCAGCCCATGAACCCTTTGGACGCAGCCATCCTGGCCCAGAGGTACCTTCGGAAGTAG
- the EVA1B gene encoding protein eva-1 homolog B, which translates to MLNRPCWLFPAPAKVQRGSLCHSPSLRHPDAKPVPSPEPLSRGHRMESRRRDMELLSNSMAAYAHIRANPESFGLYFVLGVCFGLVLTLCLLVLRLSCRSPARPPPRPRDLSEDEEDEEDDDEEEEDTVDRAASESLLPVTEIPLDGHGPGDGALAVNVFASAEELERAQRLEERERIIREIWRNGQPDILGTGTGTLGRVHYY; encoded by the exons ATGCTGAACAGACCTTGCTggctcttccctgctccagccaaAGTGCAGCGAGGCTCCCTCTGCCACTCGCCGTCCCTCCGCCACCCCG ATGCCAAGCCCGTGCCATCCCCAGAGCCactgagcagagggcacaggaTGGAGAGCCGCAGGCGGGATatggagctgctgagcaacAGCATGGCCGCGTACGCCCACATCCGAG ccaacCCCGAGAGCTTCGGGCTCTACTTCGTGCTGGGCGTCTGCTTCGGGCTGGTGCTGAccctctgcctgctggtgctgcGCCTCTCCTGCCGCTCCCCTGCgcggcccccgccccgcccgagGGACCTCAGCGAGGACGAGGAGGACGAGGAGGACGATGACGAGGAAGAGGAGGACACTGTGGACCGCGCAGCATCCGAGTCGCTGCTGCCGGTGACCGAGATCCCGCTGGACGGCCACGGCCCCGGGGACGGCGCTCTGGCCGTCAACGTCTTTGCCTCGGCGGAGGAGCTGGAGCGGGCGCAGCGGCTGGAGGAGCGGGAGCGCATCATCCGCGAGATCTGGCGCAACGGGCAGCCCGACATCCtgggcaccggcaccggcaccctGGGCCGCGTCCACTACTACTGA